One stretch of Rhinolophus ferrumequinum isolate MPI-CBG mRhiFer1 chromosome 3, mRhiFer1_v1.p, whole genome shotgun sequence DNA includes these proteins:
- the SMIM28 gene encoding small integral membrane protein 28, which translates to MRALLGSSWRKFGHAGRGTYEWLTSEPSLPLLETQLQGTQKISSAKEDVEPFLCILLPATILLFLAFLLLFLYRLCKAPRPQGQVFSIDLSEHPPVGEETDFLPGLPWSGEQDFAYAPLPGEVAPLSVCLPPSYEEATRNPAEEDGPNAGLQGRHTLPGLNEPK; encoded by the exons ATGCGGGCACTGCTGGGCAGCAGCTGGAGGAAGTTTGGACATGCTGGCAGGGGGACATACGAGTGGTTAACTAGCGAACCAAGCCTACCTCTTCTGGAAACCCAGCTGCAG GGCACCCAGAAGATAAGTTCCGCCAAAGAAGATGTGGAGCCCTTCCTGTGCATCCTTCTTCCAGCCACCATCCTGCTCTTCCTGGCCTTTCTGCTGCTTTTCCTGTACCGCCTCTGCAAGGCCCCACGGCCCCAGGGCCAGGTTTTCAGCATCGACCTCTCAGAGCACCCACCCGTGGGAGAGGAGACTGACTTCCTGCCAGGCTTACCCTGGAGCGGGGAGCAGGACTTCGCCTACGCTCCTCTGCCCGGGGAGGTGGCCCCCCTCTCCGTGTGTTTACCGCCCTCCTATGAAGAGGCCACCAGGAATCCTGCTGAGGAAGATGGCCCAAATGCGGGCCTTCAGGGGCGACACACTTTACCTGGACTGAACGAGCCAAAATAA